A region of Antedon mediterranea chromosome 8, ecAntMedi1.1, whole genome shotgun sequence DNA encodes the following proteins:
- the LOC140056306 gene encoding uncharacterized protein → MLSGIASFLFGTTDGDEVLNAQQMDLTEADDEWVLVDVTNVRRSPRISRDSSPSKENQGSKGGNTADAIPIPVEESWFMTPPPCFNAGSPGHIATSPMENLLIEHPSMSVYHSSSSREAHCRVGNSRQPIRKHKLRARTVHQPKKAAAIANRLGIEQSHSAAVVHARNIEKKQFSKSLSRSKVERANKAYHQESNGKRRHYRNNKPGRHTNAVYKQC, encoded by the exons ATGCTTAGTGGAATTGCAAGTTTTCTTTTCGGTACCACCGATGGTGACGAGGTGTTGAACGCCCAGCAGATGGACCTAACTGAAGCCGATGATGAATGGGTTCTTGTTGACGTTACGA ACGTGAGAAGAAGTCCGAGAATTAGTCGAGATTCGTCACCTTCGAAAGAAAATCAAGGTTCCAAAGGTGGAAATACGGCGGATGCGATACCAATTCCTGTTGAGGAAAGTTGGTTTATGACGCCTCCACCATGTTTTAATGCGGGCTCACCGGGACATATAGCCACTAGCCCGATGGAAAATCTGTTAATTGAACATCCTAGTATGTCGGTGTACCACAGTTCAAGTTCACGTGAGGCGCACTGTCGTGTAGGAAACTCTCGTCAACCAATCCGCAAACATAAACTCCGAGCAAGAACTGTCCACCAACCTAAAAAGGCGGCAGCAATTGCAAACCGCCTCGGTATTGAACAGTCCCACAGTGCAGCTGTGGTTCATGCTAGAAACATAGAGAAAAAGCAATTTAGTAAATCTCTATCACGTTCAAAAGTCGAACGAGCGAATAAAGCCTATCATCAAGAATCAAATGGGAAGCGACGTCATTATCGGAATAACAAACCGGGAAGACATACAAACGCTGTCTACAAACAGTGTTGA
- the LOC140056718 gene encoding uncharacterized protein F13E9.13, mitochondrial-like, whose amino-acid sequence MALQKFTRLFKKGNTAIIGMIHLKSLPGTPRNRLKVEDITEIACTEAEGYKKLGIDGILIENMHDLPYMHSNEVSHEITASMTTTCYQIRKDCPDIPLGIQVLSGANKQALAIALATGLDFIRAEGFVFAHIADEGMMNACAGELLRYRKQIGAENIQIFTDIKKKHSSHALTCDVEITDTAKAAEFFLSDGVVITGGATGDPASVEELKAVQNVVDIPVLIGSGVTEDNLHEYSCANGIIVGSSFKMEGKWFEEVDFNRVQRFMNKARMLESKKLTSSES is encoded by the exons atgGCTCTGCAGAAATTTACACGACTTTTCAAAAAGGGTAATACTGCAATAATTGGAAtgatacatttgaaatctcTACCGG GAACTCCACGAAATCGCTTAAAAGTAGAAGACATTACTGAAATTGCTTGTACAGAAGCAGAAGGCTACAAGAAACTGGGAATT GATGGCATCCTAATTGAGAATATGCATGACCTTCCTTACATGCATTCCAATGAAGTGAGCCATGAAATAACGGCATCGATGACGACAACATGTTATCAGATCCGCAAGGATTGTCCAGATATTCCTTTAGGAATACAGGTTTTATCAGGAGCAAACAAGCAAGCTTTAGCAATAGCATTAGCAAcag gTCTTGATTTTATACGAGCAGAGGGGTTTGTATTTGCTCACATAGCTGATGAAGGGATGATGAATGCTTGTGCTGGCGAACTTTTACGATATAGAAAACAGATTGGAGctgaaaatatacaaatatttactgatataaagaaaaaacataG TTCTCATGCTTTAACTTGTGATGTTGAAATCACTGATACAGCCAAAGCTGCAGAATTCTTTCTCAGTGATGGAGTTGTCATCACAGGTGGAGCTACTGGAGATCCAGCTAGTGTTGAAGAACTAAAAG CTGTACAAAATGTTGTTGATATACCCGTTTTGATTGGCTCTGGTGTTACCGAGGACAAccttcatgaatattcatgtgcCAATGGCATCATAGTTGGATCTTCGTTTAAAATGGAAGGGAAATGGTTTGAAGAAGTTGATTTCAATCGCGTCCAGCGATTCATGAACAAGGCTCGCATGTTAGAAAGTAAGAAATTAACAAGTTCAGAATCTTGA
- the LOC140056818 gene encoding DNA replication complex GINS protein PSF3-like, protein MNIQKRYMKHGSHTENYFNIHDILASHEKIPCVYEVPILRLGFLDASTDSPDIPPNTKMELPYWLASSLQTRKKKIVSIELPKQYREGHRDILRADANVVDLHKMGPYYYAFGSKLMNFDHVEVDDIGKSLTHTFSARFRKIMDSSLNCYKGDTTKLRSKLDNNERMLFTAGQLSLHDYQKWEQRSTDKIQASEMVTNHRKRKRAVMEQNN, encoded by the exons ATGAATATTCAAAAGAGATACATGAAACATGGCAGTCATACTGAAAATTATTTCAACATACATGATATTTTAGCAAGTCATGAAAAAATTCCTTGTGTATATGAAGTCCCAATTTTGAGGCTTGGATTCTTGGATGCCAGCACAGATAGTCCTGATATCCCACCAAATACCAAGATGGAACTCCCTTACTGGCTAGCCTCAAGCCTTCAAACTAGAAAGAAGAAAATTGTCAGTATTGAGCTTCCGAAGCAGTATCGTGAAGGACATCGAGACATATTACGGGCAGACGCTAATGTGGTTGACTTGCATAAAATGGGACCATATTATTATGCATTTGGAAGTAAACTGATGAATTTTGATCACGTTGAAGTTGATGATATTGGTAAAAGCCTAACACAT ACTTTTTCAGCTCGTTTCCGAAAAATAATGGATTCATCTCTCAATTGTTACAAGGGCGACACAACAAAATTAAGAAGTAAATTAGATAACAATGAGAGAATGCTGTTCACTGCTGGACAACTAAGTTTACATGATTACCAAAAATGGGAACAACGCAGCACCGACAAGATACAAGCTTCGGAGATGGTTACTAACCATCGCAAGAGAAAGCGTGCTGTAATGGAGCAAAATAACTGA